Proteins encoded by one window of bacterium:
- a CDS encoding 4Fe-4S dicluster domain-containing protein, protein MSTTRDPHDTISRRSFLKLAGLGSLAIPAGSADASIWEAFFRKSFREMNRDEVGAMLERLERRYAEEHGYQLAVKVTGPLPGVKYGYGLDLSRCVGCRRCVYGCVQENNQSRDPQLHWITVLRFAKGEKWVNDLERADAYYHAEAVPEDGYFYMPVQCQHCEDSPCEKACPTKATWREPDGIVVIDYDWCIGCRFCMAACPYGARRFNWGEPGLPAAELNPDTHYLGNRPRPKGVVEKCSFCIQRVRENPGRYPACVEICPVGARKFGNLLDPASEIRYCIDNKRVFRLKEDLNTNPKFFYFFAT, encoded by the coding sequence ATGTCGACGACACGCGATCCCCACGATACGATCAGCCGCCGCAGTTTCCTCAAGCTGGCCGGCCTGGGCAGCCTGGCGATCCCCGCCGGCAGCGCCGATGCCTCCATCTGGGAAGCGTTCTTCCGCAAGAGCTTCCGCGAGATGAACCGCGACGAGGTGGGCGCGATGCTCGAGCGCCTGGAGCGCCGCTATGCCGAGGAACACGGCTACCAGCTCGCGGTCAAGGTCACCGGCCCCCTGCCGGGGGTCAAGTACGGCTACGGTCTCGATCTTTCGCGCTGCGTCGGCTGCCGGCGTTGCGTCTACGGCTGCGTGCAGGAGAACAACCAGTCGCGGGACCCGCAGCTGCACTGGATCACGGTGCTGCGCTTCGCCAAGGGCGAGAAGTGGGTGAACGACCTCGAGCGGGCCGACGCCTACTACCATGCCGAAGCGGTGCCCGAGGACGGCTACTTCTACATGCCCGTGCAGTGTCAGCACTGCGAGGATTCGCCCTGCGAGAAGGCCTGTCCGACGAAGGCGACCTGGCGGGAGCCCGATGGCATCGTCGTCATCGACTACGATTGGTGCATCGGCTGCCGGTTCTGCATGGCGGCCTGCCCCTACGGCGCGCGCCGATTCAACTGGGGCGAACCCGGCCTGCCCGCGGCCGAGCTCAATCCGGACACGCACTATCTCGGCAATCGGCCGCGCCCGAAGGGGGTCGTCGAGAAGTGCAGCTTCTGCATCCAGCGTGTTCGCGAGAACCCGGGCCGTTATCCGGCCTGTGTCGAGATCTGTCCGGTCGGCGCGCGGAAGTTCGGCAACCTGCTCGATCCCGCGAGCGAGATCCGCTACTGCATCGACAACAAGCGCGTGTTCCGGCTCAAGGAAGACCTGAACACGAACCCGAAGTTCTTCTACTTCTTCGCCACCTGA
- a CDS encoding class II fumarate hydratase: MVAESRIEVDSLGEIAVPTAAYYGAQSARAVANFPIGLARWPRAMIAALGEIKAAAAATNAELGALPADLAALIETAAREVAAGRLDAEFVAPLWQSGSGTQLNMNANEVIAGRANELAGAGRGGKRPVHPNDHVNRSQSSNDVIPTALHLAAAGEIAGRLLPALAQLEAVLAERAAAFADVIKIGRTHLMDAVPLTLGQEFSGWAAQVGAARARVAATLPELHALALGGTAVGTGLGAPPGFAERAIARLAQATALPLVRAANLFAAQGAHDAVIAASGAQRDLAVTLMKIAGDIRLLGSGPRAGLGELVLPANEPGSSIMPGKVNPTQAEALAMVCARAIGNDAAVAIGGLAGHLEMNAAKPLLAHCLLESTTLLADAAASFAARCVAGIEPDGTAIALHLERSLMLVTALVPIVGYDRAAAAARKAHAEGTSLREAVLALGLMDAAELDRRLRPETMVPRPG; encoded by the coding sequence ATGGTCGCCGAATCCCGCATCGAGGTGGACAGCCTGGGCGAGATCGCCGTGCCGACCGCCGCCTACTACGGCGCCCAGTCCGCGCGGGCAGTAGCCAACTTCCCGATCGGCCTGGCGCGCTGGCCGCGGGCAATGATCGCCGCCCTCGGCGAGATCAAGGCCGCCGCGGCGGCGACCAATGCCGAGCTGGGCGCGCTGCCGGCCGACCTGGCGGCGCTGATCGAGACCGCGGCGCGCGAAGTGGCGGCAGGCAGGCTCGACGCGGAGTTTGTCGCTCCGCTCTGGCAATCGGGCAGCGGCACCCAGCTCAACATGAACGCCAATGAGGTGATCGCCGGCCGCGCCAACGAGCTGGCCGGCGCCGGGCGCGGCGGCAAGCGGCCCGTGCACCCGAACGACCACGTCAACCGCAGCCAGTCGAGCAACGACGTCATCCCGACGGCACTGCACCTGGCCGCGGCGGGGGAGATCGCGGGCCGCCTGCTGCCGGCCCTCGCGCAGCTCGAGGCCGTGCTGGCGGAGCGCGCGGCGGCCTTCGCGGATGTGATCAAGATCGGTCGCACGCACCTCATGGACGCCGTGCCCCTCACGCTGGGGCAGGAGTTCTCGGGCTGGGCCGCTCAGGTGGGGGCGGCGCGCGCGCGCGTGGCGGCCACCTTGCCCGAACTCCACGCGCTGGCCCTGGGCGGCACGGCCGTGGGCACGGGCCTGGGCGCCCCGCCCGGCTTTGCTGAGCGCGCGATCGCGCGGCTCGCGCAGGCGACGGCCCTGCCCCTCGTCCGCGCCGCGAACCTCTTTGCCGCGCAGGGCGCCCACGACGCGGTCATCGCCGCGAGCGGCGCCCAGCGCGACCTCGCCGTGACCCTCATGAAGATCGCCGGCGACATCCGCCTGCTCGGCTCGGGGCCGCGCGCTGGGCTCGGCGAGCTGGTCCTGCCGGCCAACGAGCCCGGCAGCTCGATCATGCCGGGCAAGGTGAACCCGACCCAGGCCGAGGCCCTGGCCATGGTCTGCGCGCGAGCCATCGGCAATGACGCCGCCGTGGCGATCGGCGGCCTCGCCGGCCACCTGGAGATGAATGCCGCCAAGCCCCTGCTCGCCCACTGCCTGCTCGAGTCGACGACGCTGCTCGCAGACGCCGCGGCCAGTTTCGCCGCGCGCTGCGTGGCCGGCATCGAACCCGACGGGACCGCGATCGCACTTCACCTCGAGCGCTCCCTGATGCTGGTCACCGCGCTGGTCCCCATCGTCGGCTACGACCGGGCGGCTGCCGCAGCGCGCAAGGCTCACGCCGAAGGCACGAGCCTGCGGGAGGCTGTTCTTGCCCTCGGCCTCATGGACGCGGCGGAACTGGACCGGAGACTCCGTCCCGAAACGATGGTCCCACGCCCCGGGTAG
- the corA gene encoding magnesium/cobalt transporter CorA, with product MQVRAWNWQQYARRSTPPGASPGTLAPRTGAQPPRLAYLRYGPGLPLAESRDCDLATLRELAGGPGVLWVDVEGLGDSAVLEAVGALFGLHPLALADVVNLPQRPKAEVYGEQVFIITRMPAATLPLDSEQVSLFLGPGFVITFGEKEGDVFGPLRQRIREGRPALVEGGADHLAYSLIDAIVDAYFPLLESYGEVLEDLEEAILLRPRQELVPRLHHLKRELLNLRRFVWPLRELLAALHRDDIPRIAPATRLYLRDCHDHAVQLMELVESYRDMAASLMDLYLSSVSHRLNEVMKVLTIIATLFMPLSFIAGVYGMNFDTRSPWNLPELSWRLGYLFALALMAAVAIGMLVYFWRKGWFAGGEVRRRR from the coding sequence ATGCAGGTCCGCGCCTGGAACTGGCAGCAGTACGCTCGGCGCAGCACGCCGCCGGGCGCCTCCCCGGGCACCCTCGCGCCGCGCACGGGCGCTCAGCCGCCGCGCCTCGCCTACCTGCGCTACGGGCCGGGGCTCCCGCTCGCGGAGAGCCGCGACTGCGACCTGGCGACCCTGCGCGAGCTGGCGGGCGGCCCCGGCGTGCTCTGGGTGGACGTCGAGGGGCTCGGCGACAGCGCCGTGCTCGAGGCCGTGGGGGCCCTCTTCGGCCTGCACCCCCTGGCCCTCGCCGACGTCGTCAACCTGCCGCAGCGGCCGAAGGCGGAGGTCTACGGCGAGCAGGTCTTCATCATCACCCGCATGCCGGCCGCGACGCTGCCCCTGGACAGCGAGCAGGTCAGCCTCTTCCTCGGCCCGGGCTTCGTGATCACCTTCGGCGAGAAGGAGGGCGATGTCTTCGGCCCGCTGCGCCAGCGCATCCGCGAGGGGCGGCCCGCCCTCGTCGAGGGCGGCGCCGACCACCTCGCCTACTCGCTGATCGACGCCATCGTCGATGCCTACTTCCCGCTGCTCGAGAGCTATGGCGAGGTCCTGGAGGACCTCGAGGAGGCGATCCTGCTGCGCCCGCGCCAGGAACTGGTGCCGCGCCTGCACCACCTCAAGCGCGAGCTGCTCAACCTGCGCCGCTTCGTCTGGCCCCTGCGCGAGCTGCTGGCCGCGCTGCACCGCGACGACATTCCCCGCATCGCCCCCGCCACGCGGCTCTACCTGCGCGACTGCCACGACCACGCCGTGCAGCTCATGGAACTGGTCGAGAGCTACCGCGACATGGCGGCGAGCCTGATGGACCTTTACCTCTCGAGCGTCAGCCACCGGCTGAACGAGGTGATGAAGGTGCTCACCATCATCGCCACGCTCTTCATGCCGCTCAGCTTCATCGCCGGCGTCTACGGGATGAACTTCGACACCCGCTCGCCCTGGAACCTGCCGGAGCTAAGCTGGCGCCTGGGCTACCTGTTCGCGCTGGCCCTGATGGCGGCGGTGGCGATCGGCATGCTCGTTTACTTCTGGCGCAAGGGCTGGTTCGCCGGCGGCGAGGTGCGGCGCCGGCGCTGA